The proteins below come from a single Cylindrospermopsis raciborskii Cr2010 genomic window:
- a CDS encoding serine/threonine-protein kinase: MNQICCLNPTYECDNPQVPEGTSYCPTCGTPLVILKNRYQPVKRLGGGGFAKTYLALDTHKLNELCVIKQLAPSLGNQTTQALIKATELFLQEAQQLQKLAEHTQIPSLFAYFEENRQLYLVEQFVDGKNLLEELQTEGVLNEAKIRQFLQDLLLILQEVHKQGIIHRDIKPENVMRRHKDGKLVLIDFGASKELQGGATSGTRIGTDGYAPWEQRVDGVASTAGDLYSLGVTCFYLLTSKNPYELWLKDGYNWVANWRNYLNQPLSQKLQQILDKLLVANSENRYSLAEKVLEELRQPYSIIPSNSPKTIISHTKKPRTFGYILALISVVLLGIGYLLITKTPQLQPKTEPNGIQETDRGL, from the coding sequence ATGAATCAGATATGCTGTCTGAATCCTACTTATGAATGTGATAACCCCCAAGTTCCAGAGGGTACTAGTTATTGCCCTACCTGTGGCACTCCTTTAGTAATCTTGAAGAATCGTTATCAACCAGTTAAACGTTTAGGGGGTGGAGGATTTGCTAAAACCTACTTGGCACTGGACACTCATAAATTAAATGAACTCTGTGTAATTAAACAGCTGGCACCTTCTTTAGGTAATCAAACAACACAAGCCTTAATCAAAGCTACAGAGTTATTTCTACAAGAAGCACAGCAATTACAAAAGTTGGCGGAACACACTCAAATCCCTAGCTTGTTTGCCTACTTTGAAGAAAATCGACAGTTATATTTAGTAGAGCAGTTTGTTGATGGCAAAAATTTACTCGAAGAACTACAAACCGAAGGGGTGTTAAACGAAGCTAAAATTCGCCAGTTTTTGCAGGACTTATTGCTCATCCTCCAGGAAGTTCATAAGCAAGGGATTATTCACCGAGATATTAAACCGGAAAATGTTATGCGTCGTCATAAAGATGGTAAATTGGTGTTGATTGATTTTGGTGCTTCAAAAGAATTACAAGGAGGAGCAACTTCAGGAACGCGGATTGGCACAGATGGTTATGCACCTTGGGAACAAAGAGTTGATGGTGTGGCAAGTACGGCTGGTGACTTATACAGTCTTGGTGTAACCTGTTTTTATTTGCTTACTAGTAAAAATCCCTATGAGCTTTGGCTTAAAGACGGTTACAACTGGGTTGCAAACTGGCGTAACTATTTAAATCAACCTCTAAGTCAGAAATTGCAGCAGATTCTAGATAAGTTATTAGTAGCTAATTCTGAGAACCGCTATAGCTTAGCGGAAAAGGTACTAGAAGAATTGAGACAACCCTATAGTATTATCCCATCAAACTCTCCTAAAACAATAATATCACACACTAAAAAACCTCGGACATTCGGTTATATCCTAGCACTGATTAGTGTGGTTCTACTAGGAATTGGTTACCTATTAATCACCAAAACTCCCCAACTTCAGCCTAAGACTGAGCCCAATGGAATCCAAGAAACAGATAGGGGACTTTAA
- a CDS encoding substrate-binding domain-containing protein, with the protein MLTTNLFAPALAQSNTESNGLELLPRVANKNKVRIDGSIKLLMINQKLKNSFQELFPHTQVEIGTSGNEAAIKSLLDGQIDVAAIARGLTPAEKAQGLEQVRLTREKIAVVVGVDNPFQGGLTIGEFTRIFRGKITNWSQVGGPPMAIRFIDRSVTSETRRSLGGYPVFNFPELTSNSDKYLTVSRDKTTEIIQQLGKDGISYAIVSQVKTVPQVRILKIQGTYPDHSKYPFSLPLVYAYKRNSDPTVVNFVDLATTQVGKKAISKAKEEEMSAVATLPNTAQNSTPGSESLVPIYSQNALLSTSVSPDASTSRNNGNYFGYASRLFSGVVGNRKLLGLLIGLCFLVIFLTFLLWLLMGRKSRRKKNLVAGGINELETSYPNTEEVIGNDSDVFDQAVGLDFGELVWDIEAPVSVINTLDSPESPILTPSAPVVENHIPPNTSQIGTGSSITFVPRSAKWAYVHWYISESDRQLAKQRGGNILAIRLYDVTNLDLSVQSPPLVKEYECEESGSDYYLAIPRTHHEYMTEIGYLTDDHQWLNMARSQTIWTYNLPDKEL; encoded by the coding sequence TTGCTAACAACAAACCTTTTTGCACCAGCACTAGCACAATCAAATACGGAAAGTAATGGTCTAGAACTATTACCAAGAGTTGCCAACAAGAATAAAGTCAGAATTGATGGTTCGATTAAATTGTTAATGATCAACCAAAAGCTGAAAAATAGTTTTCAGGAACTGTTTCCCCATACTCAGGTAGAAATAGGAACAAGCGGTAATGAGGCAGCTATTAAATCCTTATTGGACGGACAAATTGATGTGGCGGCGATCGCTAGAGGATTGACTCCAGCAGAAAAAGCTCAGGGACTGGAGCAAGTTCGTCTAACCAGAGAAAAAATTGCCGTTGTGGTTGGTGTTGATAATCCATTTCAGGGTGGTTTAACTATTGGGGAGTTTACGAGGATATTTAGGGGTAAAATTACTAACTGGTCTCAGGTAGGTGGGCCTCCTATGGCAATTCGGTTTATTGATCGTTCTGTCACCAGTGAAACTCGCCGTTCTCTCGGTGGTTACCCGGTGTTCAATTTTCCTGAATTGACTAGTAACAGTGATAAATATCTTACTGTCAGCCGAGATAAAACTACGGAAATTATCCAACAATTGGGTAAAGATGGTATCAGCTACGCCATAGTCAGCCAGGTAAAAACAGTCCCCCAAGTAAGAATACTCAAAATTCAGGGTACTTATCCCGACCATTCCAAATATCCCTTTTCATTACCCCTGGTTTATGCTTACAAGCGTAACTCTGATCCTACAGTGGTGAATTTTGTGGATCTTGCTACTACCCAAGTAGGAAAAAAAGCTATATCCAAGGCTAAAGAAGAAGAGATGTCAGCAGTCGCGACACTACCAAATACGGCACAAAACTCCACCCCCGGTTCCGAGTCTCTAGTTCCCATCTATTCCCAAAATGCCCTGCTGTCAACTTCTGTCTCCCCAGACGCTTCAACTTCAAGAAATAATGGTAATTATTTTGGCTATGCTAGTCGGCTATTTTCCGGTGTAGTGGGAAACAGAAAACTCCTAGGACTATTAATTGGTTTATGCTTTCTAGTAATATTCCTAACGTTTTTACTTTGGCTATTAATGGGGAGAAAATCTCGACGAAAGAAAAATCTTGTTGCTGGAGGGATAAACGAATTGGAAACATCATACCCAAACACGGAGGAAGTAATTGGCAATGACTCCGATGTTTTCGATCAAGCAGTAGGCTTAGATTTCGGTGAGTTGGTTTGGGATATAGAAGCACCAGTCTCAGTCATCAATACTCTTGATTCTCCAGAATCCCCAATATTGACACCATCTGCACCAGTGGTAGAGAATCACATTCCCCCAAATACTTCCCAAATCGGTACCGGAAGCTCCATTACTTTTGTACCACGCTCAGCCAAATGGGCCTATGTTCACTGGTATATTTCCGAGAGCGATCGCCAGTTGGCAAAACAGAGAGGAGGGAACATTCTAGCTATTAGACTTTATGATGTGACCAATCTGGATCTAAGTGTTCAATCTCCTCCTTTGGTTAAGGAATATGAGTGTGAAGAATCAGGATCAGATTACTACTTGGCTATTCCCAGAACCCATCATGAGTACATGACAGAAATCGGGTATTTGACCGATGACCATCAGTGGCTAAACATGGCCCGTTCTCAAACCATTTGGACCTATAATCTTCCCGATAAAGAGCTATAA
- the nadC gene encoding carboxylating nicotinate-nucleotide diphosphorylase — MESSMKGFLGVLPPVLLLDPMLRVWLMEDIGRGDRTTQALLSQHHTSVQARWVAKAEGIIAGLPIAARVFYLLNDQINFVPLKAEGDKCQAGEVVAEITGAWDGLLMGERVALNLVMRLSGIASLTNMYVEKIADLPTKFVDTRKTTPGLRILEKYASAVGGATNHRMGLDDAVMIKDNHIVAAGSITKAIQQVRSQVPYPLSIEVETEAIEQVEEALQCQAEIIMLDNMSLDLMTQAVSLIRQQDKRVKIEASGNISLDTIRSVAQAGVDFISSSAPVTQSRWLDLSMRLM, encoded by the coding sequence ATGGAAAGTTCGATGAAAGGTTTTTTGGGTGTATTACCACCGGTTTTGTTGCTTGACCCCATGCTGCGGGTCTGGTTGATGGAGGATATTGGTAGGGGCGATCGCACGACCCAAGCTCTGTTATCCCAGCACCACACTAGTGTACAAGCTAGGTGGGTAGCTAAAGCAGAGGGGATAATTGCTGGGTTGCCAATTGCAGCTAGGGTGTTTTATCTATTAAATGACCAAATCAATTTTGTGCCACTCAAGGCTGAGGGGGATAAGTGTCAAGCTGGTGAAGTGGTAGCGGAAATTACAGGGGCTTGGGATGGGTTATTGATGGGGGAGCGGGTGGCACTGAATTTGGTGATGCGGTTGAGTGGAATTGCTAGTTTGACTAATATGTATGTGGAAAAAATAGCGGATCTACCCACTAAGTTTGTTGATACTCGTAAGACTACTCCCGGGTTGAGAATTTTAGAAAAGTATGCTAGTGCGGTGGGTGGAGCTACTAATCATCGTATGGGGTTAGATGATGCGGTGATGATTAAGGATAATCACATAGTCGCAGCTGGCAGTATTACTAAGGCTATTCAACAAGTGCGATCGCAAGTTCCATACCCGTTAAGTATTGAGGTAGAAACGGAAGCTATAGAGCAGGTTGAGGAAGCTCTACAATGTCAAGCTGAAATTATTATGTTGGATAATATGTCCCTGGATCTGATGACTCAAGCAGTAAGTTTGATTCGTCAACAGGATAAACGGGTGAAAATTGAAGCATCGGGCAATATTAGCCTAGATACTATTCGCAGTGTAGCACAAGCGGGAGTTGATTTTATTTCTAGCAGTGCTCCTGTAACTCAATCACGATGGTTAGATCTGAGTATGAGGTTAATGTAG
- a CDS encoding AAA family ATPase encodes MLLQLTAYSDFKVSPLFDKEAMILIAENGSGKTTILNALYYSMSCRFDKLSSIDFSSIILEFSSGEMVKSVEIRNSDLRSFYQSYQRDPFPPSSFLRRLLPRREIDSLLEAARMSNDLLRVHFERIIKTYRIPIQYHSRILDEVRIKQEENPESLKDVIKQINANIIATKDSIQNLNETILYFPTYRRIEEDLKNLGYAEEKFEVLNLSDKENKLIQFGMDDVIIKLNEITMDIKNSALNLFSKVTGEILTQFIQGIKVNDEMKNSIKPDTFLPCLISKVNYFVNFDEENLSFFLA; translated from the coding sequence ATGCTCTTACAACTAACAGCATATTCTGACTTTAAGGTATCGCCACTATTTGACAAAGAAGCAATGATTCTGATTGCAGAAAATGGTTCCGGTAAAACCACAATTCTCAATGCACTGTATTACTCAATGTCATGTAGGTTCGATAAACTTAGCTCAATAGACTTTAGTTCTATCATTCTCGAATTCTCATCTGGTGAAATGGTTAAAAGCGTTGAGATTAGAAACAGTGATCTGAGGTCTTTTTATCAAAGTTATCAACGTGACCCATTTCCACCAAGTTCTTTCTTGAGAAGACTTTTGCCCAGGAGAGAAATAGATAGTTTGTTGGAAGCAGCGCGGATGAGTAATGATTTGCTTCGTGTGCATTTTGAACGTATTATCAAAACTTATAGGATCCCTATTCAATACCACTCTAGAATATTAGATGAGGTAAGGATTAAGCAAGAGGAAAATCCAGAAAGTCTAAAAGATGTCATTAAACAGATAAATGCTAATATAATTGCTACTAAGGATAGTATCCAAAATTTGAACGAGACCATTTTATACTTTCCGACTTACAGAAGAATCGAGGAAGATTTAAAAAATTTAGGTTACGCAGAGGAAAAATTTGAAGTTTTAAACCTTAGCGATAAAGAGAACAAACTTATTCAGTTTGGTATGGATGATGTTATTATCAAGCTGAATGAAATAACAATGGATATCAAAAACTCAGCACTCAACCTTTTTTCAAAAGTTACAGGTGAAATTCTGACTCAATTTATTCAGGGTATTAAAGTCAATGATGAAATGAAAAATAGCATTAAACCAGATACCTTTTTACCTTGTTTGATTAGTAAAGTTAATTACTTCGTAAATTTCGATGAGGAAAACTTATCTTTTTTTCTTGCATGA
- a CDS encoding Uma2 family endonuclease: MIAVKDKFPKLTPEEYFVWEEKQLLRHEYINGEVYAMTGGTQNHGRIASNIIFIVKGHLRGSGCQVGNSDCRVNILETKDYVYPDVSVTCDEGDRTAIQAIQYPCLIVEVLSPSTASYDRGDKFRLYRRNPSLQDYLLVDAEKIAIDLYRKNDRGNWEIFNYQSGDNIELQSIDLSFPIQSVYEDIVFEELA; encoded by the coding sequence ATGATTGCTGTAAAAGACAAGTTTCCTAAGTTAACACCCGAAGAATATTTTGTCTGGGAAGAAAAACAACTGCTTCGCCATGAGTATATTAATGGTGAAGTTTACGCTATGACTGGGGGAACTCAAAATCATGGACGAATTGCTAGTAATATTATTTTCATTGTTAAAGGTCATTTACGGGGTAGTGGTTGTCAGGTTGGTAATTCCGATTGTCGTGTAAATATTTTGGAAACAAAAGATTATGTTTATCCTGATGTGAGCGTTACTTGTGACGAGGGCGATCGCACTGCAATCCAAGCAATTCAATATCCCTGTCTAATTGTTGAGGTTTTATCTCCCAGTACGGCCAGTTATGACCGAGGGGATAAATTTAGATTGTATCGTCGCAATCCTAGTTTGCAAGATTATCTTTTAGTTGATGCTGAGAAAATAGCGATTGATTTATACCGCAAAAATGATCGGGGTAATTGGGAGATTTTTAATTATCAGTCGGGGGATAATATCGAGCTACAAAGTATTGATTTAAGTTTTCCCATTCAGTCGGTTTATGAGGATATTGTTTTTGAGGAATTAGCTTGA
- a CDS encoding D-Ala-D-Ala carboxypeptidase family metallohydrolase, with protein sequence MQIYREIATKLTIKLIHAWRLSVGIPLTWEPVREKFGSPIRITSGYRPPAVNSSLGGARNSQHLYFRA encoded by the coding sequence ATGCAAATTTATCGCGAGATCGCCACGAAATTAACCATTAAATTAATCCACGCCTGGAGATTGTCTGTGGGGATACCCTTAACCTGGGAACCAGTAAGAGAGAAATTTGGCTCACCCATTAGAATCACATCCGGGTATCGTCCACCCGCAGTCAATAGTTCCCTAGGTGGTGCGCGTAACAGTCAGCATCTTTACTTTCGCGCCTAA
- a CDS encoding WD40 repeat domain-containing protein translates to MSKIPEIQAREYIGLSLLSLGVIAFLATKDILYMVIPILLDILLLHLGNYVRYNHAWSSSQIPQITTLQINMTNLTNQVDEIKQTMNQSNERIKKIEIWKQQLNEIIDQKIQISIQKLLVSTEEIPQQISDIYNRLNTIDSEIKNLLEQTENKLELTEISQQIDQIESRCENLDDSIQKLHEACHQNFVTIGEFNQLKQNQNHENSRFNELFESVNNSLTELDRCFDDLITVSNLEETEEPNFNTPKTSCIENIETSPITGKFNQVILATSKSEASVDENLNQLLFVQNLKGHESKVSAVAFSPDGRNLVSGSDDKTIKIWDLITQTHRTLPAHQDSPWNGGINSVAVSPDGNIVASASKDKTIRLWNFTSGEKIITLTGHQEQVNSLVFSPLGKILASGSNDKTIKLWNLESGEEIYSFQGHSDGVLCVAFSPDGQLLASGSRDGTIMILKLAEKQVRTIVVNSNWFNGGINALAFTPNNQILVSGGNDTIIKLWNVETGEEIRTLNGHSQAVYTIAISPDGNIVASGSKDKTAKLWNLESGEEISTVKCAEDAIYTITFSPNGKLLATGSGDKTITVFPYNYPET, encoded by the coding sequence ATGAGTAAAATTCCAGAAATCCAAGCTAGGGAATATATTGGTTTAAGCCTTCTGTCTTTGGGTGTGATCGCATTCTTGGCTACCAAAGACATACTATATATGGTTATACCTATCCTATTAGATATATTGCTATTGCACTTAGGAAATTATGTTAGGTATAATCATGCTTGGTCATCATCACAAATTCCACAAATTACAACACTACAAATAAATATGACAAATCTGACAAATCAAGTTGATGAAATTAAACAAACAATGAACCAATCTAATGAAAGAATCAAAAAAATTGAAATTTGGAAACAACAACTAAACGAAATAATTGATCAGAAAATTCAAATTTCTATACAAAAATTGCTAGTATCAACCGAAGAAATTCCTCAACAAATTAGTGATATATATAATCGCCTAAATACAATAGACAGTGAAATTAAAAACTTACTAGAGCAAACAGAAAATAAATTAGAATTAACCGAAATTAGTCAACAAATTGACCAGATTGAGTCTCGCTGTGAAAATCTGGATGATTCAATCCAGAAACTACATGAAGCTTGTCATCAAAACTTCGTCACAATTGGTGAATTTAATCAACTCAAACAGAATCAAAATCATGAAAATTCTAGATTCAATGAACTTTTTGAATCCGTGAATAACTCTTTGACAGAATTAGATAGGTGCTTTGATGATTTAATCACAGTAAGCAATTTAGAAGAAACCGAAGAACCTAATTTCAATACTCCCAAAACATCATGTATTGAAAATATAGAAACTTCACCAATCACAGGAAAATTTAATCAGGTAATTCTTGCCACATCTAAATCGGAAGCAAGTGTAGATGAAAATCTCAACCAATTATTATTTGTACAAAATTTAAAAGGTCATGAGTCTAAAGTTTCCGCAGTAGCTTTTAGTCCTGATGGTAGAAATTTAGTTAGTGGTAGTGATGATAAAACAATCAAAATTTGGGATTTAATAACTCAGACTCATCGCACCCTACCAGCACATCAAGATTCTCCCTGGAATGGAGGTATTAACTCAGTAGCAGTTAGTCCCGATGGGAACATAGTAGCTAGTGCAAGTAAAGATAAAACCATTAGATTATGGAACTTCACTAGCGGTGAAAAAATCATCACGTTAACAGGACACCAAGAACAGGTAAACTCTTTAGTTTTCAGTCCTTTAGGTAAAATCCTAGCTAGTGGAAGCAATGACAAAACTATTAAGTTGTGGAATTTAGAAAGTGGTGAAGAAATTTATTCTTTCCAGGGTCATTCAGATGGTGTTTTATGTGTAGCTTTTAGTCCTGATGGTCAGCTATTAGCTAGTGGTAGTCGTGATGGAACCATTATGATTTTAAAACTAGCTGAGAAACAAGTCAGAACCATAGTAGTGAATTCCAACTGGTTTAATGGGGGAATAAATGCTTTAGCCTTTACCCCTAATAATCAAATATTGGTGAGTGGTGGTAATGATACAATCATTAAATTATGGAATGTGGAAACTGGGGAAGAAATTAGAACTTTAAATGGACACTCTCAAGCTGTTTATACCATTGCCATTAGTCCCGATGGGAACATAGTAGCTAGTGGGAGTAAAGATAAAACTGCAAAGTTGTGGAACCTAGAGAGCGGTGAAGAAATCTCCACAGTCAAATGTGCCGAAGATGCCATTTATACAATTACTTTTAGTCCTAATGGCAAACTTCTAGCCACTGGGAGTGGAGATAAAACTATTACAGTCTTTCCCTATAATTACCCCGAAACATAA
- a CDS encoding DUF29 domain-containing protein, with translation MTTLYEQDFVLWSEKMADLIANGRFKDVRSHSQII, from the coding sequence ATGACAACTTTGTATGAACAAGATTTTGTTCTCTGGTCAGAAAAGATGGCTGATCTAATTGCTAACGGGCGTTTTAAGGATGTGCGATCGCACTCTCAAATTATATAA
- the brxL gene encoding BREX system Lon protease-like protein BrxL: MNNLDQKINAHFPGLVVRKDLVKTVKGNAIVPSYVLEYLLGQYCATNDEATINTGIETVKEILRKHYVHRNEAGLIRSNIREKGRYKVIDKISVELNEKADVYEAEFGNLGIKKVLVDSSTVKSHPKLLVSGVWCIADLEYEFSEDKNSSPWILASLKPIQLSYFDFDTYVQARQAFTTEEWIDLLVQSIGFNPEMFGRRSKLLQLIRLIPFCERNYNLIELGPKGTGKSHIFSEFSPHGILISGGEVTVAKLFVNNSTGRIGLVGYWDVVAFDEFAGKQKSVNKSLVDIMKNYMANKSFSRGIETLGAEASMVFVGNTKHTVPYMLKHSDLFEELPDKFHDSAFLDRIHFYIPGWEVDIIRGEMFCNGYGFVVDYLAEILRAMRNLDYSDYYHTYFSLSPDISTRDRDGIQKTFSGLMKLLFPQGSGTESEVEEMLQIAIEGRKRVKDQLLRIDSTYRKVNFAYENRKGTCKTVTTLEEEEYASFYHQILTEEKERPSLWEEDGEVFPQEAHLTFKENQRGVSFDTLLGPYLEGAKEITITDPYIRVFHQACNLMDLIETVIKLKPNRDEVKINLITTLDELKGEQQVEYLVKIQDSCSIAGIDFKWEFDGTSTIHARHIVTDTGWKILLDRGLDIFQHYDLKDVFSIPNRLQEFRGCKAFEVTFLRCDPVD; encoded by the coding sequence TTGAACAACCTGGATCAAAAGATAAATGCCCATTTTCCTGGACTTGTGGTGCGAAAAGACCTGGTTAAGACGGTCAAAGGTAACGCCATCGTTCCTTCCTATGTACTCGAATACCTTCTCGGTCAGTATTGTGCCACCAATGACGAAGCCACTATTAACACAGGGATTGAAACAGTTAAGGAAATATTGCGGAAACATTATGTCCATCGCAACGAAGCAGGGCTGATTCGCTCTAATATTAGGGAAAAGGGACGTTATAAGGTCATAGATAAGATCAGCGTTGAGTTGAACGAAAAGGCGGATGTGTATGAAGCCGAGTTTGGCAATCTGGGCATTAAGAAGGTGTTAGTTGATTCTAGCACAGTCAAGAGCCACCCCAAACTCCTAGTGAGTGGAGTGTGGTGCATTGCAGACCTGGAATACGAATTTAGCGAAGATAAGAATTCTAGTCCCTGGATTCTGGCCTCCCTAAAACCCATTCAACTATCTTACTTTGATTTTGATACTTACGTGCAGGCCCGCCAAGCATTCACCACGGAAGAATGGATTGACTTACTAGTCCAGAGTATTGGTTTTAACCCCGAGATGTTTGGTAGGCGAAGCAAGCTACTTCAGCTCATCCGTCTGATTCCATTTTGTGAGCGCAACTATAACCTAATTGAGCTTGGACCCAAGGGGACTGGCAAATCCCACATTTTTTCCGAATTCTCCCCCCATGGCATCCTCATCTCCGGTGGCGAAGTAACCGTAGCCAAATTGTTTGTCAATAATTCCACTGGTAGGATTGGTTTAGTTGGTTATTGGGATGTGGTGGCCTTTGATGAGTTTGCTGGTAAGCAAAAGAGTGTGAATAAATCTCTTGTAGACATCATGAAGAACTACATGGCCAACAAATCCTTTTCACGAGGTATAGAAACCCTTGGAGCCGAAGCCTCCATGGTATTTGTAGGTAACACCAAGCATACAGTCCCCTATATGCTCAAGCACTCCGATCTTTTTGAAGAACTTCCCGACAAATTCCACGATTCCGCCTTCCTGGATCGCATTCATTTTTACATTCCCGGATGGGAAGTGGACATCATCCGGGGGGAAATGTTCTGCAATGGCTATGGTTTTGTCGTAGACTACCTAGCGGAAATTCTCCGAGCCATGCGTAACCTTGATTACTCAGATTACTATCATACTTACTTTTCCCTTTCTCCTGATATTTCCACCCGCGATCGCGATGGTATTCAAAAGACCTTTTCCGGTTTAATGAAACTCCTTTTTCCCCAGGGTAGTGGGACAGAGTCCGAGGTAGAGGAAATGTTACAAATTGCCATAGAGGGGCGCAAGCGGGTTAAAGATCAGCTATTGCGCATAGATTCTACCTATAGGAAAGTTAACTTTGCCTACGAAAATAGAAAGGGCACCTGTAAAACTGTCACCACCCTGGAAGAAGAAGAGTATGCCAGCTTCTACCACCAGATCCTGACCGAAGAGAAAGAGAGACCATCATTATGGGAAGAGGATGGAGAAGTTTTTCCACAGGAAGCGCACCTGACCTTTAAAGAGAATCAGCGAGGGGTTTCATTTGACACCCTGTTAGGTCCCTATTTAGAGGGTGCAAAGGAGATTACCATTACCGATCCCTACATCCGAGTTTTTCACCAGGCCTGCAACTTAATGGACTTGATAGAAACCGTAATCAAGTTAAAGCCCAACAGAGACGAAGTAAAGATTAATTTAATTACAACCCTAGATGAATTAAAAGGGGAGCAACAGGTTGAGTATTTAGTGAAGATACAAGATTCCTGTAGTATTGCTGGGATTGATTTCAAGTGGGAATTTGATGGTACTTCTACCATTCACGCTCGACACATAGTGACAGATACAGGCTGGAAGATATTATTAGACAGGGGATTAGACATATTTCAGCACTACGACCTAAAAGATGTGTTCTCGATTCCAAACCGATTGCAGGAGTTCCGGGGGTGTAAAGCTTTTGAGGTCACATTTCTCCGTTGTGACCCTGTCGATTAA